From Microbacterium sp. YJN-G, a single genomic window includes:
- the serC gene encoding phosphoserine transaminase — MAIEIPRELLPVDGRFGCGPSKVRPAQIEALASVGSSLLGTSHRQAPVKDLVASVRERLAALFRLPDGYEILLGNGGSTAFWDAAAFGLIERRSQNLVFGEFGGKFAKAAAAPWLEAPDVRNAEPGSLTAAEIVEGVDVYAWPHNETSTGVAAPVQRVAADGALTVIDATSAAGGIDFDVTQADVYYFAPQKNLGSDGGLWFAAVSPAAIERIERIAASGRYIPEFLSLKNAVDNSRLSQTLNTPALTTLHLLDSQLDWILGNGGLQWAAARTAESSGLLYDWAEASSVATPFVADPAHRSPVVATIDFDDSIDAAAIAKTLRANGIVDTEPYRKLGRNQLRIATFVSIEPDDIRQLVRSIEHVLANQG, encoded by the coding sequence ATGGCGATCGAGATCCCCCGTGAACTCCTGCCCGTCGACGGCCGCTTCGGGTGCGGTCCGTCCAAAGTGCGCCCGGCGCAGATCGAGGCGCTCGCCTCGGTGGGGTCGAGCCTGCTGGGCACCTCCCACCGGCAGGCGCCGGTGAAGGATCTCGTCGCCAGCGTGCGCGAGCGCCTGGCGGCGCTTTTCCGTCTGCCGGACGGCTACGAGATCCTGCTCGGCAACGGCGGGTCGACGGCGTTCTGGGATGCCGCGGCCTTCGGCCTGATCGAGCGCCGCAGCCAGAACCTGGTCTTCGGCGAGTTCGGAGGCAAGTTCGCCAAGGCCGCCGCGGCCCCGTGGCTGGAGGCGCCGGATGTGCGCAACGCCGAGCCCGGCAGCCTGACCGCCGCCGAGATCGTGGAGGGCGTCGACGTGTACGCCTGGCCGCACAACGAGACCTCCACCGGCGTCGCGGCCCCCGTGCAGCGCGTCGCCGCCGACGGAGCGCTGACCGTGATCGACGCGACAAGCGCAGCCGGCGGCATCGACTTCGATGTCACCCAGGCCGACGTCTACTATTTCGCACCGCAGAAGAACCTCGGCTCCGACGGCGGACTGTGGTTCGCCGCGGTCTCCCCCGCCGCGATCGAACGCATCGAGCGCATCGCGGCATCCGGGCGGTACATCCCCGAGTTCCTCAGCCTGAAGAACGCCGTCGACAACTCGCGCCTCAGCCAGACGCTGAACACCCCGGCGCTGACGACGCTGCACCTGCTCGACAGCCAGCTGGACTGGATCCTCGGCAACGGCGGCCTGCAGTGGGCCGCCGCCCGCACCGCGGAGTCGTCTGGCCTGCTGTACGACTGGGCCGAGGCATCGTCGGTGGCGACCCCGTTCGTCGCGGACCCTGCGCACCGCTCCCCCGTCGTCGCGACGATCGACTTCGACGACAGCATCGACGCCGCGGCGATCGCGAAGACGCTGCGCGCCAACGGCATCGTCGACACCGAGCCGTACCGCAAGCTCGGCCGCAACCAGCTGCGCATCGCGACCTTCGTGTCGATCGAGCCGGACGACATCCGTCAACTGGTCCGCTCGATCGAGCACGTGCTGGCCAACCAGGGCTGA
- a CDS encoding DUF3027 domain-containing protein: MTSTPDELASAARELALAALHEVTAPSTVGPAAGHTVEESGALSLRFENRLPGYPGWYWTVSVAQVEGEEPTVLEVELMPGDGALLAPDWVPWAERLADYRAHQAELAEQAAADSDAESTDAEGDDDDEELDDVDDLDASDFDEDGSPHLHGGDLDGVDIDELDDSDDSDDDDSDDDESDDDESDEDSDDEE, translated from the coding sequence ATGACCTCGACGCCTGACGAACTCGCCTCGGCAGCGCGCGAGCTGGCGCTCGCCGCACTGCACGAGGTCACCGCGCCCTCCACGGTCGGCCCGGCCGCCGGCCACACGGTCGAGGAGAGCGGCGCGCTCTCGCTGCGCTTCGAGAACCGGCTTCCGGGGTACCCGGGCTGGTACTGGACGGTCAGCGTCGCGCAGGTCGAGGGCGAAGAGCCCACCGTGCTCGAGGTCGAACTCATGCCGGGCGACGGCGCGCTGCTCGCGCCGGACTGGGTGCCGTGGGCGGAGCGCCTGGCCGACTACCGGGCGCACCAGGCCGAGCTCGCCGAGCAGGCGGCGGCGGACTCCGATGCGGAGAGCACGGATGCCGAGGGCGATGACGATGACGAGGAGCTCGACGATGTCGATGACCTCGACGCGTCGGACTTCGACGAGGACGGCTCGCCGCATCTGCACGGCGGCGACCTGGACGGCGTCGACATCGACGAGCTCGACGACTCCGACGACTCGGACGACGACGACTCGGACGACGACGAGTCGGATGACGACGAGTCGGACGAGGACTCCGACGACGAAGAGTGA
- a CDS encoding cold-shock protein — translation MPTGKVRFYDDEKGFGFIASDDGQDVFLHASALPEGVSVKKNTRVEFGLADGRRGPQALSVRVLDAPPSLAKASRKPADDMAIIVEDVVRMLDELGGELRRGRYPSAGRSRTVAAVLRKVADDLDA, via the coding sequence ATGCCCACCGGCAAGGTCAGGTTCTACGACGACGAGAAGGGGTTCGGCTTCATCGCATCCGATGACGGCCAGGACGTCTTCCTGCACGCCTCGGCCCTTCCTGAAGGCGTCTCCGTGAAGAAGAACACCCGCGTGGAGTTCGGGCTGGCCGATGGCCGCCGCGGACCGCAGGCCCTCTCGGTGCGGGTGCTCGACGCACCCCCCAGTCTGGCGAAGGCCAGCCGCAAGCCCGCAGACGACATGGCGATCATCGTCGAGGACGTCGTGCGGATGCTCGATGAGCTGGGCGGCGAACTGCGACGAGGACGCTATCCCTCGGCGGGGCGCAGTCGCACCGTCGCCGCCGTGCTGCGCAAGGTCGCCGATGACCTCGACGCCTGA
- a CDS encoding multidrug ABC transporter ATPase, which translates to MSTHDDRPEPAAGRFDRLLAYSALILAALSIISFFAIIIGTATGMDQKAFGTGVWPVIAALPLFGLPLAFILIMALLITTYVRKGRAGKRS; encoded by the coding sequence ATGAGCACGCATGATGACCGCCCTGAGCCGGCGGCCGGACGATTCGATCGCCTCCTGGCCTACTCGGCGCTGATCCTGGCCGCACTCTCGATCATCAGCTTCTTCGCGATCATCATCGGCACCGCCACCGGCATGGATCAGAAGGCGTTCGGCACCGGCGTCTGGCCGGTCATCGCGGCGCTGCCCCTCTTCGGCCTCCCCCTCGCGTTCATCCTGATCATGGCGCTGCTGATCACCACCTACGTCCGCAAGGGGCGCGCGGGCAAGCGGTCCTGA
- a CDS encoding helicase-associated domain-containing protein, which yields MSTHARPLADRLAAASDAQLQRLLAVRAVRADADWSDFFDAAEALLEPASIERGLAVLTGAEARALCDAIDGRADAAVLSELSTLGFIGAGDRVLAPVAAIVAELPPIDDAASSAETPASDGAAARAAERAFTTIGALSDLLLAARTAPLALVATGALSAGERRRFSAAVDLEDLREIAALSGLARAVDRELLITRAAEEWLAASFAPRWARVADAFRTALPDGIRSGRGWTPMAGWDRAHPWNPGWPARATRLRELAFLLGLRTPEGGEPAWTVPLRLGEDVDTSALEAQLPTEVDRVFLQNDLTAIAPGPLQPGLDNRLRAMTEHESAAQASSYRFTVDSVSRALVEGETAQSIRTFLHELSLTGVPQPLEYLVAQTAARHGLVRVGPDAAGGTAVSSADEDLLSAIEIDRNLRPMGLVRDGDRLVSRVGAETVAWALSDARYPATLVDRDGNGVAAQRHRIAPAAGPTGEPYAALIARLRSRQGPDADAAWLDRELEAAVRARAVVLVEVAMPDGSSRELTLEASGVGGGRLRGRDRAADVERTLPVRSIRSVRVLEG from the coding sequence ATGAGCACTCACGCGCGCCCGCTGGCCGACAGGCTGGCCGCGGCGAGCGATGCGCAACTGCAACGGCTGCTGGCCGTGCGCGCGGTGCGCGCGGATGCCGATTGGTCGGACTTCTTCGACGCCGCCGAGGCGCTGCTCGAACCGGCGTCCATCGAGCGCGGCCTCGCCGTCCTCACCGGCGCCGAGGCGCGGGCGCTGTGCGATGCGATCGACGGCAGAGCGGATGCCGCGGTGCTGAGCGAGCTCTCGACCCTGGGGTTCATCGGCGCAGGCGACCGGGTGCTCGCGCCCGTGGCCGCGATCGTCGCCGAGCTGCCGCCCATCGACGACGCAGCCAGCTCAGCTGAGACACCCGCGTCGGACGGCGCCGCCGCGCGCGCCGCCGAGCGGGCTTTCACGACGATCGGGGCACTGTCCGACCTGCTGCTGGCGGCGCGCACCGCACCTCTCGCCTTGGTCGCCACCGGAGCGCTCAGCGCCGGCGAGCGGCGCCGGTTCAGCGCCGCGGTCGATCTCGAGGATCTGCGCGAGATCGCCGCCCTGTCGGGACTGGCCCGCGCCGTTGACCGGGAGCTGCTGATCACCCGTGCCGCTGAGGAGTGGCTCGCCGCCTCGTTCGCCCCGCGCTGGGCCCGGGTCGCCGACGCGTTCCGCACGGCGCTGCCGGACGGCATCCGCTCAGGTCGCGGCTGGACGCCCATGGCCGGCTGGGACCGCGCGCACCCGTGGAACCCCGGCTGGCCCGCCCGTGCGACGCGGCTGCGCGAACTCGCCTTCCTGCTCGGGCTGCGTACACCCGAGGGCGGGGAGCCGGCCTGGACCGTGCCGCTCCGCCTCGGCGAGGATGTCGACACCTCGGCGCTGGAGGCGCAGCTGCCCACAGAGGTGGATCGGGTGTTCCTGCAGAACGACCTCACCGCGATCGCCCCGGGCCCCCTGCAGCCGGGTCTGGACAACCGGTTGCGCGCCATGACCGAGCACGAGTCGGCGGCACAGGCATCGTCGTACCGGTTCACCGTCGATTCGGTGTCGCGGGCGCTCGTGGAGGGCGAGACAGCGCAGAGCATCCGCACCTTCCTGCACGAGCTGTCGCTGACCGGCGTGCCCCAGCCGCTCGAGTATCTCGTCGCGCAGACCGCGGCGCGGCACGGGCTGGTGCGGGTCGGGCCGGATGCCGCAGGTGGCACCGCCGTGTCGAGCGCGGACGAGGATCTGCTGAGCGCGATCGAGATCGACCGGAACCTGCGCCCGATGGGCCTGGTCCGCGACGGCGACCGGCTCGTCTCGAGGGTCGGCGCCGAGACGGTCGCCTGGGCACTGTCGGATGCCCGCTACCCGGCCACGCTCGTCGATCGCGACGGGAACGGGGTCGCGGCGCAGCGGCACCGGATCGCACCGGCCGCCGGCCCTACCGGCGAACCGTATGCGGCGCTCATCGCGCGCCTGCGCAGCAGGCAGGGGCCGGATGCCGATGCGGCCTGGCTGGATCGTGAGCTGGAGGCGGCCGTCCGCGCCCGCGCGGTGGTGCTCGTCGAGGTGGCGATGCCGGACGGTTCGAGCCGCGAGCTGACGCTGGAGGCGTCGGGCGTGGGCGGTGGCCGACTGCGCGGACGAGACCGCGCCGCGGACGTGGAGCGGACGCTCCCGGTGCGCAGCATCCGATCGGTCCGGGTGCTGGAGGGCTGA